A single genomic interval of Pseudochaenichthys georgianus chromosome 3, fPseGeo1.2, whole genome shotgun sequence harbors:
- the map1aa gene encoding microtubule-associated protein 1A isoform X2, which produces MCASFRPEGQRILQYQSDVLETVVLVNPSEETAASEIRSLITDFAGNKLLILCGQSSEQGGDILLQSGAFTWQNFSDIISNPQVTELLSKASSEQPSRLTVSCQGDGGWSSLGQSQEQQSLQNILEYRLNPEPNLPDMDGVTEFTEYVSETVEVPSSFDLLEPPTSGGFLKLSKPCCYIFPGGRGDSALFAVNGFNILVDGGSDRKSCFWKLVRHLDRIDSVLLTHIGADNLPGINGLFQRKIAEQEEQRNQGSGSSCNGELMKNLISPELGIVFFNVPEKLRMPESTLRVKRSIEEASLTLQYLNKLGITPEPLHRVVSNTLEPITLFHKLGVGKLDLYVLNPVKESKEMQFLMQKWAGNSKAKTGITMANGKEGEISVPYLTSITALIVWIPHRPTEKIVRVLFPGNAPQNKIFEGLEKLKHLDFLRYPVATQQDISSGAPPPIIKQTKMRSRTDSKESLKSSPKPHSKTTKKEASGQEGESKSDINTENKVEKTEEKKPKSPSLKATKQQKNSEFAPVAGNLEKKKVSKEKTSKNEKTSKMDEKKDKEKKEVKKEKREVKKDENKKEVKKESKFKEDKKKDPSKPELRKITKPDLKPLTPEVRKTLHKAKTQVKPKTDKNKAVKEKANEKKPVPKNIPDEIAAAALADRSIVSSPEDLTEDFEALKKEERSKVKSEPIQNDVMFGHSLYGDTKVPSLVFTEDKVTSQATEIKSASPKSPVKKDEDNKDKGTSVQIKATEKKEAGSGYAKKFEEDQIGKYDEYDSSRDRSKKSDSSEEEGDVIEKADLEGTEDDEVLKYKTEEAKKEKSVKDWDTKPTETKPLSTTALCGQVTASVSEQFSLIQDETIPGYSETEQTISDEEIHEEPDDRIPQLRYDVGSYDVSVPDVPGTFDSMHGMKEMKFSALSDVKPKAFLGGHEHELAPYPAILAAPLAEEEHISSATSITEYDKLSSFATSVAEDQSIASVTAPQNEEAGRNSLLLDTMNSIPSRAEAAHGKDYLHSAGTISPTSSLEDDKCFKSPSSDEYQPNIPEMETDAKIKSVHEEEDDEEDEDEDQTPNVDIPLGKLQEGYEHAAFKMLQEKEKSPSATFSPPPPPFFTMQYSTTQAVKDNQSLSKGFTTGEDIKPVSPPPSFSPRLDLESHSRQESEERCLSPDDSTMKLASPTQSVPTSSGYSPTEDKSFKTQEKDVKTDTQKSPIISAGDKTTVSASEDSEESPEDNEEDDDFFAKNNLQPAVKAKIMEAKEGCFLDDDFASEAKSAKTETEVKTSDKTQVAFSTEVKPKPQVMYSDEGEDDNDDDIPSRIGPNKPLPADQSKVDLKTEGTEKTDSKDSEKNVHFSLSKFPEKESKEKAIYIRQDTPYVHGKTFSYGDIYDSVDSDSYNQDSLDKVDKDTAQSEIDANKPQAPSPVTSTDKMSEKGGFTDSWGKDSSPSWLDSKSTSAKPPFEEVEGKATFEYNTGSRFPSVADRPEASSTSPSSEKDASFKSQTDGTKPQTYSSRIAFETDKPAATGYGEKGAGLEIDMRKLTARDEEDYDDDEVADEYDEEDEDEEDEEDEDECAVDSDMEKGDKERSEKEVKSPVSEMIGSNRPEFMVSMAGYGYNSQGKTEHEVKSPVSEMIGSNRPEFMVSMAGYGYNSQGKPSSPPSIKKAEHEAQIDSSSSGKPMDLGATGSSGSSSGFEYSYGKVEKDSLSSHTDKGKEDLTLKSAEDSYYQSDRADPDFEKQKTPDLLSKKSLDSNFQYTSGPGYSSSSAYSYSSSTSGSLSTSRQFGEELETPAEPLFEYSSFKDEHSLAMDSPLSGSTGAKDDYLEVSERHITATTTAESTRFSPRSPFEEVKSFPSHLSTALAGDKKEHTASLGGVMDKGPQSDCFYKPEWSQGSKPDTAVGFKASAGPFAQPAELSKDKEAASAALFGVTSSPRPDIEGKHYFEETDSSEEEEEDEDAYMREMTRKSPSSGPAGGLSFTDKPVLSAASEKTAGAIPEVLGSYMPSPFQVSKPDTTNGPTEVSLSTTLPAGAESSGASSGPAKVEPKVGAAAYKSSFEWDMSQPQMGMVPGDSPPHYRDEDEFEEECEMEPEHPVRPLSLSSTDQPFHSPFYAEECSRGGHDDDVDSDEDLAGDVPMGATSSYTSRSSPGYSSSEYRQAKHDLSPSFINPCMRHVSSDDDDEEHGRRSDQSQEADENDLSVKSRAQKQPSQSRESSSLHQAGGMSAGLGLATEDTPPTSVSESSASQSDSDGPPGTEEYPTVAGEGNMDSDEDADYMPVDKLSATGGGSHHSSRRTDPPPAPVMDPCPHPPRPDVCMVDPDTLDYGLVKKEPKVKSLKKTSGKTKSASPARRKKSPMPVKQTASPRTASLKKKESDKSSRMSRLSDGQGSKEDDLSRSSYNPGKSLTNGVKSSSGSQKSGSAAASGLPIYVDLAYIPNHCSAKNVDQEFFKRIRSAYYVVSGNDTASGEPSRGVLDALLDGKAQWGSNLQVTLIPTHDTEVTRDWYQQTHERQQELNIMVLASSSTVVMQDESFPACKIEF; this is translated from the exons ATGTGCGCCTCTTTTCGACCGGAAG GCCAGCGGATTCTCCAGTATCAGAGTGACGTCCTCGAGACAGTAGTGCTGGTGAACCCATCAGAGGAGACCGCTGCCTCAGAG ATTCGATCACTGATCACCGACTTTGCTGGGAATAAGTTGCTGATACTGTGCGGCCAGAGCTCTGAGCAGGGAGGTGACATCTTACTGCAAAGTGGAGCCTTCACCTGGCAGAACTTCTCTGACATAATCTCCAACCCTCAA GTAACTGAACTTCTGTCCAAGGCCTCTTCAGAGCAGCCGTCCAGGCTTACTGTTTCCTGTCAGGGAGACGGGGGCTGGAGCTCCCTGGGCCAAAGCCAGGAGCAGCAGTCACTTCAAAATATTTTGGAATACCGCCTCAACCCTGAACCTAACCTCCCCGACATGGACGGAGTCACAGAGTTCACCGAGTATGTCTCAGAGACAGTGGAAGTTCCATCATCCTTTGACCTTCTGGAGCCCCCGACCTCAGGAGGTTTTCTGAAGCTTTCTAAACCCTGCTGCTACATCTTCCCTGGAGGCAGGGGAGACTCTGCTCTGTTTGCGGTCAACGGATTTAACATCCTGGTGGATGGTGGGTCAGATCGAAAGTCTTGCTTCTGGAAGCTGGTTCGCCACCTCGACAGGATTGACTCTGTTCTGCTTACCCACATTGGTGCAGACAACCTCCCTGGCATCAATGGGTTGTTCCAGAGAAAGATTGCAGAACAAGAAGAGCAGCGTAACCAGGGATCTGGCTCCAGCTGCAATGGTGAATTGATGAAGAACCTTATCTCTCCCGAGTTGGGGATTGTGTTTTTTAATGTCCCAGAGAAGCTTCGGATGCCTGAGTCCACGCTGAGAGTGAAGCGAAGCATTGAGGAAGCATCTCTTACATTGCAATACCTCAACAAGCTTGGTATCACGCCAGAGCCTCTTCACAGGGTAGTCAGCAACACCCTTGAACCCATCACACTATTCCATAAACTTGGTGTTGGAAAGTTAGACTTGTATGTCTTAAACCCTGTTAAAGAGAGCAAAGAGATGCAGTTTCTAATGCAGAAATGGGCTGGAAACAGCAAAGCCAAGACAGGGATTACGATGGCCAATGGAAAAGAAGGAGAAATATCTGTCCCGTATTTGACATCAATTACCGCTCTCATTGTTTGGATTCCTCACCGTCCAACAGAAAAGATAGTCAGGGTGCTCTTCCCTGGAAATGCACCGCAGAATAAAATCTTTGAAGGCCTTGAAAAACTGAAACACCTGGACTTCCTGCGATACCCAGTAGCTACCCAACAAGATATATCATCAGGTGCACCTCCTCCTATCATCAAGCAGACCAAAATGAGATCAAGAACTGACAGCAAGGAAAGTCTCAAGTCTTCACCGAAACCACACTCTAAAACCACAAAGAAAGAAGCCAGTGGGCAGGAGGGAGAGTCCAAGAGTGACATTAATACAGAGAATAAAGTGGAAAAGACAGAAGAGAAGAAACCCAAAAGTCCAAGTCTAAAAGCCAccaaacaacagaaaaacagtGAGTTTGCTCCTGTTGCAGGCAACTTGGAGAAAAAGAAAGTATCAAAGGAAAAAACGTCAAAGAACGAGAAAACTTCCAAGatggatgaaaagaaagacaaagagAAAAAGGAAGTTAAGAAGGAGAAACGTGAAGTAAAGAAAGATGAAAATAAAAAGGAAGTCAAAAAAGAAAGCAAATTCAAggaagacaaaaagaaggaccCAAGTAAACCAGAGCTGAGAAAAATCACTAAACCTGACCTAAAGCCACTCACCCCTGAAGTGAGAAAAACTCTGCATAAGGCGAAGACTCAGGTTAAGCCAAAGACAGACAAAAATAAAGCAGTTAAAGAGAAAGCTAATGAGAAAAAGCCAGTCCCGAAAAACATTCCTGACGAGATCGCAGCAGCAGCTTTGGCTGACAGATCTATTGTGTCTTCCCCAGAGGACCTCACTGAGGACTTTGAGGCTCTGAAAAAGGAAGAGCGGTCCAAAGTCAAGTCTGAGCCGATCCAGAATGATGTGATGTTTGGGCACTCATTGTACGGAGATACTAAAGTTCCTtccttagtttttactgaagaTAAAGTCACATCCCAAGCCACTGAGATCAAATCTGcttcacccaaatcccctgtcAAAAAAGATGAAGACAACAAGGACAAGGGCACATCAGTACAGATTAAAGCGACTGAGAAGAAGGAAGCAGGCAGTGGGTATGCCAAGAAGTTTGAAGAGGACCAAATTGGGAAATATGACGAATATGACAGCTCAAGAGACAGATCAAAGAAGAGTGACAGCTCAGAGGAGGAGGGTGATGTCATTGAAAAAGCTGACCTTGAAGGAACAGAAGATGATGAGGTCCTCAAATATAAAACAGAAGAGGCGAAAAAGGAAAAATCTGTCAAGGATTGGGACACCAAGCCAACTGAGACAAAACCTTTATCAACCACAGCCCTATGTGGACAAGTAACAGCCTCCGTCTCGGAGCAATTCTCCTTAATCCAAGACGAGACCATCCCCGGCTACTCCGAAACTGAACAGACCATCTCTGATGAGGAGATTCATGAAGAACCAGATGATAGGATCCCACAGCTGCGTTATGATGTGGGGTCCTATGACGTCTCTGTCCCTGACGTCCCTGGTACCTTTGACTCCATGCATGGTATGAAAGAGATGAAGTTCTCCGCCCTGTCTGATGTCAAACCTAAAGCCTTCCTGGGTGGTCACGAGCATGAGCTTGCACCTTACCCTGCCATCCTTGCTGCTCCTCTTGCAGAAGAAGAGCACATCTCCTCTGCAACATCCATCACAGAATATGACAAATTGTCATCCTTTGCTACGTCCGTAGCTGAGGACCAGTCGATAGCCTCTGTGACAGCACCTCAGAACGAGGAGGCTGGGAGGAACTCTCTCCTGCTGGACACAATGAACAGTATCCCCTCACGCGCTGAGGCCGCCCATGGCAAAGATTATCTCCACTCAGCAGGAACCATCTCACCCACCTCCTCTCTGGAGGACGACAAGTGCTTTAAGTCTCCTTCCTCTGATGAATACCAGCCCAACATTCCTGAAATGGAAACTGATGCGAAGATCAAATCAGTCCATGAagaggaagatgatgaagaggacgAGGATGAGGACCAGACTCCAAACGTTGACATCCCTCTGGGTAAACTGCAAGAGGGCTATGAACATGCAGCCTTCAAGATGCTCCAGGAGAAGGAGAAATCTCCCTCTGCCACTttttctcctcctccccctcccttcTTTACAATGCAGTACTCTACCACACAGGCTGTGAAAGATAACCAGTCCCTTTCTAAAGGATTTACGACTGGGGAAGATATTAAGCCTGTTTCACCTCCTCCATCTTTCTCCCCTAGGTTAGATTTAGAGTCCCACTCCAGGCAGGAGAGTGAGGAAAGATGTTTGAGTCCAGATGACTCTACCATGAAGCTGGCTTCACCCACACAGTCTGTGCCTACAAGCAGTGGCTACTCTCCGACAGAAGATAAATCTTTTAAGACACAAGAAAAAGATGTTAAAACTGACACCCAGAAATCACCCATTATCTCAGCTGGTGACAAGACGACAGTGTCAGCATCTGAAGATTCTGAAGAATCACCTGAAGACAATGAGGAGGACGATGACTTTTTCGCCAAAAATAATCTACAGCCCGCTGTTAAGGCCAAGATTATGGAGGCAAAAGAAGGGTGCTTCTTGGACGACGACTTCGCCTCTGAGGCTAAATCTGCTAAGACAGAAACTGAAGTCAAGACGTCGGACAAGACACAGGTGGCATTCAGCACAGAGGTGAAACCCAAACCTCAAGTGATGTACTCTGATGAAGGTGAGGATGACAATGATGATGATATCCCAAGTAGGATAGGACCAAATAAGCCCTTACCAGCAGATCAAAGCAAAGTAGACTTAAAAACTGAAGGTACAGAGAAAACTGATTCTAAAGATTCTGAGAAAAATGTTCATTTCAGTCTCTCCAAATTTCCAGAGAAGGAGAGCAAAGAAAAGGCAATATATATAAGACAGGACACGCCCTATGTGCATGGCAAAACATTCTCTTACGGTGACATTTACGACTCAGTGGACTCTGATTCATATAATCAGGATTCCTTAGATAAAGTTGACAAGGACACGGCACAGAGTGAAATAGATGCCAATAAACCCCAAGCGCCATCACCGGTAACATCTACGGACAAGATGTCAGAGAAGGGGGGATTCACCGATTCTTGGGGAAAGGATTCCTCCCCTTCGTGGCTCGACTCCAAGAGTACTTCTGCTAAACCTCCATTTGAAGAGGTAGAAGGAAAGGCGACCTTTGAATACAACACAGGAAGCCGATTCCCTTCAGTGGCTGATAGACCCGAGGCCTCGTCCACGTCTCCATCATCAGAAAAAGACGCCTCTTTTAAAAGCCAGACTGACGGCACAAAGCCCCAGACGTACTCCTCAAGGATAGCGTTTGAAACTGACAAACCTGCCGCCACAGGTTACGGTGAGAAAGGAGCAGGCTTGGAGATTGATATGCGAAAACTAACTGCAAGGGATGAGGAGgactatgatgatgatgaagttgCAGATGAATACGACGAGGAAGACGAAGACGAAGAggacgaggaggacgaagacgAATGTGCTGTCGATTCTGATATGGAGAAAGGTGACAAAGAGAGGTCTGAAAAGGAGGTAAAGAGTCCAGTCAGTGAAATGATTGGCTCGAATAGGCCTGAATTTATGGTTTCTATGGCGGGGTACGGTTATAACAGCCAGGGGAAGACTGAACATGAGGTAAAGAGTCCAGTCAGTGAAATGATTGGCTCGAATAGGCCTGAATTTATGGTTTCTATGGCGGGGTACGGTTATAACAGCCAGGGGAAGCCGAGCAGCCCCCCTTCAATTAAAAAGGCTGAACACGAGGCTCAGATTGACTCCTCATCCAGTGGAAAGCCAATGGATTTAGGAGCTACAGGTTCCTCTGGCTCCTCCTCAGGGTTTGAGTACTCATATGGAAAAGTTGAGAAAGACTCTTTATCAAGTCACACAGACAAAGGTAAAGAGGATCTTACGTTGAAATCAGCAGAGGACAGTTATTACCAGAGTGACAGGGCTGATCCCGATTTTGAGAAACAGAAAACACCAGACCTTCTGAGCAAGAAATCACTGGACTCAAACTTCCAGTACACATCTGGCCCTGGGTACTCCTCTTCTTCGGCCTACAGctactcctcctccacctcaggCTCcctttccaccagccgccagtTCGGAGAGGAGCTGGAGACTCCTGCGGAGCCTCTTTTTGAGTACTCCTCTTTTAAAGATGAACACTCACTTGCCATGGATTCTCCATTGTCTGGCTCCACTGGTGCTAAAGACGACTATCTAGAAGTTTCTGAAAGACACATCACAGCTACAACCACGGCTGAGTCCACCCGTTTCTCACCTCGCAGCCCATTTGAGGAGGTCAAATCTTTCCCCTCACATTTGTCCACTGCTTTAGCAGGGGACAAGAAGGAGCATACCGCTTCTTTAGGTGGCGTTATGGACAAGGGGCCTCAATCTGACTGTTTCTATAAGCCGGAATGGTCTCAAGGGTCGAAGCCAGACACAGCTGTTGGGTTCAAAGCCTCTGCAGGACCGTTTGCTCAACCTGCAGAGCTATCAAAGGACAAAGAGGCAGCCAGTGCTGCTCTTTTTGGTGTCACTTCCTCACCACGCCCAGACATAGAAGGCAAGCATTACTTTGAGGAGACGGACagcagtgaagaagaagaagaagatgaggaCGCGTACATGCGCGAGATGACTCGAAAGTCACCTTCTAGTGGCCCGGCTGGTGGCCTCTCATTTACAGACAAGCCTGTTCTTTCAGCTGCAAGTGAAAAGACAGCTGGTGCAATCCCTGAGGTTCTTGGGTCCTACATGCCCTCACCCTTCCAAGTCAGCAAGCCAGACACAACAAACGGACCCACAGAGGTCAGCTTGAGCACCACCCTACCTGCTGGAGCGGAATCCAGTGGTGCATCTTCAGGACCTGCTAAGGTGGAACCCAAAGTTGGAGCTGCAGCTTACAAGAGCTCTTTTGAGTGGGATATGTCACAGCCCCAGATGGGAATGGTGCCCGGAGACTCCCCTCCCCATTACCGTGATGAAGATGAGTTTGAAGAGGAGTGCGAGATGGAGCCAGAGCACCCTGTTCGCCCACTGTCACTCTCTTCAACTGATCAGCCGTTTCACTCTCCGTTCTACGCTGAAGAGTGCAGCCGAGGAGGCCATGACGACGATGTGGACAGCGATGAGGACCTTGCTGGCGATGTGCCCATGGGAGCCACCTCCTCCTATACCAGCCGCAGCTCCCCCGGATATTCTTCCTCCGAGTACAGGCAGGCAAAACATGACCTCTCACCTTCCTTCATCAACCCATGCATGCGTCACGTATCCAGCGATGACGATGATGAGGAGCATGGCCGCAGAAGTGACCAATCGCAGGAGGCCGATGAGAATGATTTGTCGGTCAAGAGTCGGGCTCAAAAACAGCCGTCACAGAGCAGGGAGAGCAGCTCCCTGCACCAAGCTGGTGGCATGTCAGCAGGGCTGGGTCTGGCCACAGAGGACACACCACCAACCTCTGTCAGCGAGTCTTCTGCCTCTCAGTCAGACTCTGATGGGCCTCCGGGCACTGAGGAATACCCCACAGTCGCCGGTGAGGGGAACATGGACTCTGATGAAGATGCAGACTATATGCCTGTTGATAAATTATCGGCCACGGGAGGGGGCAGCCATCATTCCTCTAGGAGGACTGACCCTCCTCCTGCTCCCGTCATGGACCCATGTCCTCATCCCCCACGTCCAGACGTTTGCATGGTTGATCCTGACACTTTGGATTATGGCTTGGTTAAGAAAGAGCCAAAAGTCAAGAGCTTGAAAAAGACTTCGGGTAAAACCAAGTCAGCATCCCCGGCCAGGCGCAAGAAGTCTCCCATGCCAGTCAAACAGACGGCATCCCCTCGTACCGCCTCACTGAAGAAGAAGGAGTCAGACAAAAGCTCACGTATGTCCCGTCTGTCTGACGGACAGGGCTCCAAAGAGGATGACCTCTCCAGGTCGAGCTACAACCCTGGCAAGAGCCTGACTAACGGTGTCAAGAGCAGTTCAG GCTCTCAGAAGTCCGGCTCTGCAGCTGCTTCTGGCCTTCCTATTTATGTGGACTTGGCCTACATTCCAAACCACTGCAGTGCCAAGAATGTGGACCAAGAGTTTTTCAAACGCATTCGCTCTGCGTACTATGTGGTCAGCGGGAACGATACAGCAAGTGGTGAACCAAGCCGGGGAGTCCTCGATGCACTGCTTGATGGCAAAGCTCAGTGGGGTTCAAACCTCCAG GTCACGCTGATCCCCACCCATGACACAGAGGTGACCCGTGACTGGTACCAGCAGACTCATGAGAGGCAGCAGGAACTCAACATCATGGTCCTGGCCTCCAGCAGCACCGTTGTTATGCAGGACGAGTCTTTCCCCGCCTGCAAGATCGAGTTTTAA